The Treponema sp. J25 genomic sequence AGGGGGTGAAGAATCGAACCGGAAAAAAATAAAAGAGCCCTGAGCCTTCCTTCCGTATCTCGCCATCCCCACAACGTATCCCGCGCTGGGTTAAAGTGCTGGAAACGAAAACTGGCGGCCACACATTGAATTTCCTGTTCCGCAAAAAAGCGACCTACGTCGCTCTCCTGCCAATTTTGAATCCGCTCCCATGCCATGAATAGGCCTCATCTTCTTACCCTGTTCCTTCTCTAAGGAAGGCCGGGGGTTTCTCTCCTTTTTTTGCTTTATGAGGTAAGCTTAAGCCCTTTAAAGGGAAGCTTCCCTTCTGGTTGGATGGTTCCCGCCAGGGTCGAAAGGGCAACAAGAAACGATTCGGGGGCATAACTATATATCGCCAGGGCCCCGTCAACCCAGGGGAGCCGTTCTACATATATAGGCGAGAGTACGGATACCACAATGACCCTCTTTCCGCTGGTACGAAGGGCTTCAATAAGATTTGTTCCATAGCCATTGGCGCAGGTGATAACCACCGTGTCTACCTGCTGGGCCTGGAGGCGAAGGTTCTGTTGTTCTATTTCAAGCCTTTCTGGAGCATCATAGGAAAAACGCCATGTACGAACCCCGGGGAACAGTTTTCTTCCCTGGGAAAGAAAATCTTCGAAGGGACTTGCAAAAAGCACCCTGCTGGCCTGTTCTTTCTTGACGGGTATTACCCCATTTTTGTTGAATATAACCGTGACGCTCCGGGCTGCTAACTGAAGAAAGAAGGCCTGCCCTTCCTTATCGGGAACTCTTTTACGGACCTCCGCCTCTTTCGGAACAAAGGGTGGTGTCTCAGGGCGCCTCAGGTAAGTGAGTTTAAGCTCCAGTACCCGCCGGGCCGCATCCTGAACCCGCCGACGGAATTGGGGATTCTGTTGCATGGTGGCAAGAAGATTGGTCCATACCGGATCGGTTAGGAAGGGGGTTTTTGAAAACATCAAAATATCGTTGCCCGCCTCGAGGGCAAGTTGAGCGGCTCGGGAAAGGCTTCCCGCAGGGGTGGTGGCTCCATTCATCATAAGGTCGTCGGTTACCACTATGCCGGTGAATCCCATTTTTTTCCGCAGAATCTCGGTAATAAAATACGGACTGAGTGATGCAGGGGTCCTTCCCGCCTTTGTTAGGGGAAAGGCCAGGTGTCCTGACATGATGGCGGGGATTCTCTCTTTTACCAGAATACGATACGGAAGCAGTTCCCGGTTCCACAGCGTTTCAAAAGGAATATTGATAAGGGGCAGGATGCCATGGGAATCGAGTTCCGTGTCTCCGTGGCCGGGAAAATGTTTCGCCGTGGGAATAACCCCCGCCTTTTCCATTCCCCGGGCAAAGGCGGCTCCTAGAATTCCCGCTGCCGAAGGATTATCCCCGAAAGAACGGGGACCGATAAGCACCGAACGGGTATTGGTGTAAAGATCCACGGTGGGGGCGAAATTCATGTTGATGCCCAGGGCAGCGAGTTCTCTCCCAATATAAAATCCCGCCTGGTAGGCATCCTGAGGGAATCCTGAGGCCCCGATGGCCATGTTCCCCGGGCTTTCGCTGGTTGTCCCCTTGACGTGTCGGATCCAACCCCCTTCCTGGTCGGTCGCCACTAAGAGGGGGATCTTAAGGGGTGAGCGGAGGGCCCCTTCCTGTAGACTTCCCACGGCCCTGGCAAGCCGCAGGGTATCCTCCGTATTCCATCCAAAAATTTTTACGCCCCCAATTCGGCGTTTTTCTATCCACTCCAGAATGAGGGGCGAGGGGTCTGCTCCTACCCAGCCAAACATGAATACCTGGGCAAGGATCTCCTCGTCACTCATACGGGAAAGCAACTCTTCTGCCAGCACCGACGGATCTTTCTGGGTAAAGAAATCAACCGGCTCTATGGCGGGGGCATGCCAGGGGAGCAAGAGAAGTACCCCCAGCATAAATCCCCACCGCCGCACTGTAGTACAGAGCTGTA encodes the following:
- a CDS encoding glycoside hydrolase family 3 protein — encoded protein: MGRGIIISRLRVQLCTTVRRWGFMLGVLLLLPWHAPAIEPVDFFTQKDPSVLAEELLSRMSDEEILAQVFMFGWVGADPSPLILEWIEKRRIGGVKIFGWNTEDTLRLARAVGSLQEGALRSPLKIPLLVATDQEGGWIRHVKGTTSESPGNMAIGASGFPQDAYQAGFYIGRELAALGINMNFAPTVDLYTNTRSVLIGPRSFGDNPSAAGILGAAFARGMEKAGVIPTAKHFPGHGDTELDSHGILPLINIPFETLWNRELLPYRILVKERIPAIMSGHLAFPLTKAGRTPASLSPYFITEILRKKMGFTGIVVTDDLMMNGATTPAGSLSRAAQLALEAGNDILMFSKTPFLTDPVWTNLLATMQQNPQFRRRVQDAARRVLELKLTYLRRPETPPFVPKEAEVRKRVPDKEGQAFFLQLAARSVTVIFNKNGVIPVKKEQASRVLFASPFEDFLSQGRKLFPGVRTWRFSYDAPERLEIEQQNLRLQAQQVDTVVITCANGYGTNLIEALRTSGKRVIVVSVLSPIYVERLPWVDGALAIYSYAPESFLVALSTLAGTIQPEGKLPFKGLKLTS